The nucleotide sequence ACCGGGCTGAAGAAGTGGATACCGATAAAGTTCGGCTGGTTCTTCACGCCCTCGGCCAGGCCGGCAATCGGCAAGGTAGAGGTGTTGGAGCCGAGCACGGCGTCCGGGTTCACCACGTCTTCGATTTCCTGGAATACCTTGTGCTTGAGTTCGGTGTTCTCGAACACCGCCTCGATCACAAAGTCCACGCCGGCCAGGTCTTTGGCGTCGGCCGTCGGCGTGATGCGCGCCAGGATTTCCTCTTTCTTCTCCTTGGTCATCTTGCCCTTGGAGACTTCTTTGTCGAGCAGCTTGCGCGAGTAGTCCTTGCCCTTCTCGGCGTTTTCCAGCGACACATCCTTGAGCACCACTTCGGCGCCGGAACGGGCGGTGACGTAGGCAATGCCGGCGCCCATCATGCCCGCACCCAGCACGGCCACTTTCTCGGCCTTGTACTTCGGCACATCTTTCGGACGGCTGGCACCGGCGTTGATGGCCTGCAGGTTGAAGAAGAACGCGGTGATCATGTTCTTCGCCACCTGGCTGGTCACCAGTGACACAAAATAGCGGCCTTCGATGGTGGAGGCGTTATCGAAATCCACCTGCGCGCCTTCCACGGCCGCCGACATGATCGCCAGCGGCGCCGGGTAATTGGCACCCTTGATCTGCTTGCGCAGGTTGGCCGGGAACGCCGGCAGGTTCATGGCAAATGCCGGGGTCTTCGGATCGCCGCCCGGAATCTTGTAGCCCTGCACATCCCACGGCTGTTGCGCCTTCGGGTTGGCCTTGATCCAGGCGCGCGCCTTGGCCAGCATGTCGTCGCGGTCGTCCGCCAGTTCGTGGATCAGGCCCACGGACTTGGCTTTCTCCGCCTTCATCCGCTGGCCTTGCATCAGCACGTTCATCAGCGCGTTCTGGATGCCCAGCATGCGCACCACACGGGTGACACCGCCGCCGCCCGGCAGCAGGCCCAGGGTCACTTCCGGCAGGCCGAACTGTGCCGACTTGTCGTTGATGGCCACGCGGTAATGGCAGGCCAGGGCGATTTCCAGACCACCGCCCAGCGCGGTGCCGTTGAGCGCCGCAACGACCGGCTTGCCCAGGGTTTCGATGACACGCAGCTGGCGCTTGATCTCGGTCACCCCGGCCAGAAAGCGCTCGGCGTCTTCCTGTTTGGCTTTCAGCAGGTCACGCAGGTCGCCGCCGGCAAAGAAGGTTTTCTTCGCAGAGGTGATGATGACACCGGCGATGTCGTTCTTTTCCTTTTCCAGACGCTCGACCACGGCCGCCATGGAACGGCCATACAGCTCGTTCATGGTGTTGGCGGACTGGTTCGGATCATCCAGCGTCAGCGTCACGATGTTGTCCGCGTCTTTTTCCCAACGGATGGCTGTTTGTTCACTCATGCTTTTTCTCCGGATTCGTTCAACGCGGCTTTTTACAAACGCTCGATGATGGTGGCGATACCCATGCCGCCGCCCACGCACAGGGTGCACAGGCCGTAGCGCAGGTTGCGGCGCTCCAGCTCGTCCAGCACGGTGCCCAGGATCATGGCGCCGGTGGCGCCGAGCGGGTGGCCCATGGCAATCGAACCGCCGTTCACGTTGACTTTTTCCGCCGGCAGGTTGAGGTCTTTCATGAAACGCATGGCCACGGAGGCAAACGCTTCGTTGATTTCGTACAGGTCGATCTGCTCGGCGGTCAGGCCGGCTTTCGCCAGGGCCTTTTTCGCCGCCGGGGCCGGCCCGGTGAGCATGATGGTGGCGTCGGCACCGCTGATGGCGGTGGCGACCACGCGGGCACGCGGCGTGATGCCGAAATCCTTGCCCACTTTTTCGTTGCCGATCATCACCAGCGCGGCGCCGTCAACGATGCCGGAGGAGTTGCCGGCGTGGTGTACGTGGTCGATCTTTTCGATCCAGTGGTATTTCTGCAGCGCCACGGCATCGAAGCCCCCCATCTCGCCCATCATGGCGAACGAGGGTTGCAGCTTGCCGAGGGATTCCGCAGTGGTGCCGGCGCGGACGTGCTCGTCACGGTCGAGTACCACGACACCGTTCTGGTCTTTTACCGGAACCACGGATTTCGCAAAGTAGCCTTTTTCCCAGGCTTCCGCCGCGCGGCGCTGGGATTCGGCGGCGAAGGTGTCCACGTCTTCACGGGAAAAGCCTTCGATGGTGGCGATCAGGTCGGCGCCAATGCCCTGCGGCACAAAGCCGGTGCGGTAGTTGGTCACCGGGTCCATGGCCCAGGCACCGCCGTCAGAGCCCATCGGAATGCGGCTCATGGATTCCACACCACCGACCAGCACCAGGTCATCCCAGCCGGAAGCGACTTTCTGCGCGCCGGTGTTCACGGCTTCCAGGCCCGAGGCGCAGAAGCGGTTGAGCTGGTAACCGGCCACGGTGTCCGGCAGGCCGGCGGCCAGCGCGGTGGTCTTGGCGATACAGGCGCCCTGGTCACCGACCGGGGTCACGACGCCGAGCAGGATGTCGTCGATCCGGTTCGGGTCCATGTTCGGGAAACGGGCCTGCAGCTCGTGGACCAGGCCCACGGTCAGGTCCAGCGGCTTCACCGTGTGCAGGGAGCCGTCTTTCTTGCCCCGGCCACGGGGGGTGCGAATCGCGTCGTAAATATAGGCTTCGGTCATGGAGAGGGTCCTTTCGCCTTCGTCTCAGCAGGATGATGTCGGTCGCACGGCGAGTTCGCCGGTTGAGGGCCACTACCTTGCATCAGCCCGGGGAGCCGGACAATGACAGGAGTGCTCAACCGCGCTGATCAGATTGGCTAATCCGCTCAGCGTGAAAAAAACCTCGCAAAACCAGGCACCTGCGTACCTGCCGGCCCGCCCGGGCCAATAGGCTGGCAGGCGTTGACCGGTCGCCGGGAGCGGCCTAATGTGCCGGGCAGACACACCACAGGAGAGATTGTCTATGAGCGCAGTGCTCGATTTCAGTACCTCGATGCTGGCCACCCTGAGCGAGCAGGGCCGTGGCGTGCAGTCCCGTGCCGCCGCACGCCAGCCGGAAGAGCTGCTGGAACTGTATGACATGGAGGGCTGCCCGTTCTGCCGCCTGGTGCGCGAAGCACTGACGGACCTGGACCTGGACGCGATGATCTACCCCTGCCCGAAGGGCGGCACCCGGTTCCGCCCGCTGGTGGAAAAACTCGGTGGCGTACAGCAGTTCCCGTTCCTGATGGACCCGAACACCGACGAAGCGCTGTATGAATCCGCCGACATCATCGCCTATCTCTATGCCACCTACGGCGACCGCCCGGCACCGCGCCAGTGGCTGACCAAATCCGTCCACACCGCCGGCTCACTCGGCGCCTCGGTGCTGCGCCGTGGCCGGGGCCTGCGCGCCCGCGAGGCCCGCATGCCACAGGAGCCGCTGGAACTGTTCAGCTTCGAGGCCAGCCCGTTTGCGCGCCCGGTGCGTGAACTGCTGACGGAGCTGGAAATCCCCTACGTCCTGCGCCAGACCGGCCGCACGCAGGCAATGGACTGGGCGCTGCCGGCGATACGCGACCGTATTGCACCGGATTACCGGCCGACGCAGCGCAATCGCGTGGAGTTGCTTGCGCGCGCCGGCCGTGTGGCAGTGCCTTATCTGATTGATCCGAACACGGGCGTGGAGATGTTCGAGTCGCAGGAGATCATTCGTTATCTGAACGGCGAATACGCGTGAGGAGCGGGGCGGGCGTCGGACGTCGGACGTCGGACGTCGGACGTCGGACGCCAAACCCGAAACAAACGATTCTGCCCATGAAGAAGTGGTGTTGTCTGTTGGGCTTCACGCTCTTCGGGGCGGTCGGCCCTGAACAGGATCACGCCGCAACGCAGCAGGGCAGTGCTCCCGCATCGGATACCAAGCGCTTCTGGCTTCTGGCTTCTGGCGTCCGACGTCCGACGTCCGACCCTACATCATCACCCTAACCCGCGATGCCCCTCGTTATTTGTGTTCGGGGTCCGGCCCGGTGACGTCGTCGTCCGGCAGCGGCTCGATCTGCTCCGGGTCAATCACCATCATTTCCAGTTTGTCCGCCAGATCCCATTCCGCCGGCTCACCCGGATGATGTTCCTCGAATTCCTCGTTACGCGGGTCCAGCTCCATCAGCACCGGCGTGGAAATCGGGCCCAGGGTGACATATTCGCCCTGCTCTTCCAGCGGCACCGCGTCGCTGACACGGAACAGGTACTGCACCGCTATCCCCGCCAGCAACAGTGACAGGCCAATGAACACAAACAATGCCGGGTCACCGAACACCCCCATCAACGCCGCCCCCAGCAACGGGCCGATCATGGTGCCCACACCGTAGGTGCGCAGCATGCCGGCGCAGGCGGCCACCAGTTGATCATTCGGCAACTGGTCATTGGCCAGCGCCACGCTGACCGGGTACATGCCGGTGGCCAGCGCATACAGGGCACCCGACAGCCCGAACAGCGCGATCACCGAGGCTGTGCCAAGCAGCGCCGTCCCGACTGCCGCCAGCGCCCCGGTGAACAGCAACGCGGTCAGCACTGGCAGCCGGCCCCAGCGATCTGACAGCCAGCCCGCCGGCCACTGCAACAGCACCGCGCAGAACACGCTGAACGCCATATACCAGGCAACCTCGGAAACGTCCCTCCCGGCCTGCAGGGCATACACCGGCGCCAGTGCGGCGAAGGCACCGAGTGCAATGCCGGACGCCAGCGCGCCGGTGGTCCCGGCCGGCGCCTGCCGGGCCAGCCGGCGCCAGCCCATGGATTCCGTCGAGGACGGTGGCGTGGGGATCAGGCTCTGGGTCAGTGACAGCGGCACCAGCGACAACACGATCAGCATCGCCACCACGGTATAGGCCACGAATTCCATCGGATTGCCAAAGCCAACCAGTATCTGGCCCGCTGCGGACGCCATATAGAAGTTAATGGTGTAGACCCCGAGCAGCTTGCCACGGGAATCATTGGTGGCGCGGTCGTTGATCCAGCTTTCGGTGACAGTCATCAGGCCGGCCAGGCAGAAGCCGACCACCAGGCGCATCAGCGCCCACGCCGGGGCACTGACAAACAGCGGGTGCGCCAGGGTGGTGGCGCAGGCCAGCGCCGCGAACACGGCAAAGGCACGAATGTGACCCACCTTGCGAATCACGCCGACACCATAGATGGCGCCCAGCACGAAACCGGTGGAATAGAAGGCCATCACCACACCGAGCAGCAGCTTGGGCACGCCTTCCATATCCAGGCGCAGGGCCACCAGGGTACCGAGCATGGCACTGCCGCTGACCAGCAACGCAAGGCTCATGAACAGCGCGACGACGGAAACGAGTACGGCTTTCATGCGCCGCAGTCTAGCAGCGCACCGGGTACCCCGCGACCCACTGGCGGAGGAGGGGTGTAAAAAGGTTTGTGAGGGGCGGGCTACGAATTGCGAGCCATAACGCCAGCAACTCGCAGCTCGCCGCTATCGTCCTGTCACACCGCCAACCCGAGCCGGCGAGCTTCCATGCGCCGCAAGAACTCCAGCATGACCTGCCGGTACAGGTCCTCGCCCAGCCAGGCGTCCTCGACCCCGCTGTCCACGTTCGGGTTGTCGTTCACTTCCACCACCACGACACGATCACCGGACTGTTTCATGTCCACGCCGTACAGGCCGTTGCCCATCAGGCGGGCGGCCTTGAGTGCCGTGCGCAATACCTTGGACGGCACCTCCTGCACAGGCAGCGTGCGCGAACCGCCGGAGAGCGTCTTGCCGCCGGCATGGTTGTAGATCTGCCAATGGCCCTTGCTCATGAAGTACTGGCAGGCAAACAGCGGCCGGTTGTTGAGCACGCCGATGCGCCAGTCGTAGTCCGTGTACATGAACTCCTGCGCCAGCACCACCGCACTCTGCTTGAAGTATTCCACCAGCGCCGTCTCCAGCGCCTCGGCACTGTCCGCCTTGCTGATACCACGCGAGAAACTGCCGTCGGGAATCTTCAGCACCACCGGCAGGCCGAGGTCCTCGACCATCGCCTGCACATCGTGCCTGCCACCCCGGAACAGAAAGCGGGTCTTCGGCACCGGTACTTTGTTGCCCTGCATCAGTTCGGCGAAGTAGATCTTGTTGGTGCAGCGCAGGATCGAGCCGGGGTCGTCGATCACCACCATGCCCTCCTGCTCGGCCTTGCGGGCAAACTGATAGGTGTGGTGGTCCAGCGCCGTGGTCTCGCGGATGAACAGCGCGTCGTACTCCGCCAGGCGCGGATAATCCTCGCGGCCGATCAACTCGACATTGATACCCAGGCCCGCGCCCGCACGCACGAACTGACGCAGTGCGCCCTTGTCGCTCGGCGGCAGTTTTTCGTCCGGGTTCACCAGCATGGCCAGGTCATAGCGGAACTTGCGGCGGCTGCCGGCCTTGCGCCAGACGCGGGCGTTGAAGGCCTCCAGCGCCGCGGCGAAGGCGTCTTCTTCCTTGCCCTTGAGCTGATGCAGGCCGATCGGGCGCACCGACTCCACCGTCCAGCTTTCACGGCGGCGGAATGTCAGTTGCAGGATCGGGCACGGCAACTGGTCGAAGATCTGCCGCGCCAGTTCAGTCAGGCCGGCATGCTCGGTCTGGCCGAAATAGATCTTGATGGTGAGCTGGTCACCATCCTGGCGGCGCTTTTTCATCGCCTTGTCCAGCGCCGCCTCGAAGGATTCGAAGTGCAGCCCGTACAGCGCCTTGCGCGACAGGTCGTTGACCGTACGCACCGACGGCAGCCCCCGATGACCACGGGCTTCCGCCAGCAGGGAGCAGTAGTAGCCCGGGCTGAGGTAACGGTAATTACGGCAGAGGTTGATCACCTGTACCCGTCCACTGGGGAAGACGGTGCTGCTGTCCAGGTATTCCTGCGCGGTCATCAGGTGTTTGGCGGGGTAATAGGCGGCCCAGTCTCGGCGGTCTTCGACCACCAGAATCACATTGGTCATGGCACTCCCTGCAGTACCGGAAATTGACGATGGCTGCCTCGCACTTTAGGGGATACGCCCCACCTCCGCCAGTGGATTGAGAGGACGCCGGGGGGGGGCCGGCGTCAGGTTTTACAGACGCAGGGGCGGTAGCGAGCGGAAGGTGTCGCGCAGGCCGTCGGACCAGGCTTCACGCAGTTCACGGTAGAAGGCGTGGTGCTCGTCGATATTGTAGTGGCGGCTGCCGTCAAAGCTGTCCGCGTCGTAGAGCATGGCGTCCAGCGGCAGCCCCACCGACAGGTTCGAGCGGATGGTGGAGTCAAACGAGATCAGCGCGCATTTCATCGCCTGCTCCAGCGGCAGGCGGAAATCCACCACCCGGTCGATGATCGGCTTGCCGTATTTGCTCTCGCCGATCTGGAAATACGGCGTATCCACCGTGGCCTCGATGAAATTACCCGCCGGGTAGACGTGGAACAGCCTTGGCGCCTCCCCCCGGATCTGCCCGCCGACCAGGAAGCTGCTGCCAAAATCCACCCCGCTCTGCCGCTGGCCGGCATCACGATCAATTACCTCGCGCAGGATGCCCCCGACCAACTCGGCGATGTCGTACAGGCTCGGCACATTGAGAATGTGCTTCGGCGCAGCGTCACGGGCGCGCTGGCGCAACAGGCTCAGCACACTCTGCGTGGTGGCCAGGTTACCGGCGCTCATGATCACCACCAGCCGTTCACCGTCGACCTCGAAGCGATGCAGTTTGCGGAAGGTGGCAATGTGGTCAACGCCGGCATTGGTGCGGGAATCCGCCGCAAAAATCATGCCCTGTTCCAGGCGCATGGCGACGCAATAGGTCATCTGTCGTGTGCTCCGAAGGCTATTGTTGCGGCTCGTCGAGCCGCTCCACGGTGGCCACCGCGTGCAGGGACTCGGGGCCGCCGCCATAGCGTACGCCACGCACCGGGCAGGCATCCAGATAGTCCATGCCCACCGCCAGCTTCAGGTGATTGCGTGGCTGGCATTGCTGGTTGGTGATGTCGAAGGTGTGCCAGCCATCGTCCAGCCAGACCTCGGCCCAGGCATGGCTGGCCACATGCCCTTCGTCCTGGCTGTAGAGATAGCCGCTGACATAACGGGCCGGCAGGCCCAGCAGCCGCGCGCAGGCCAGGAACACGTGGGTGTGATCCTGGCAGACGCCCTGCCCGAGCGCGAACGCCTCACCGGCGGTGCTGCCCGCGTGGGTGCTGCCGGGCGTGTAGGGCATGTGCGAGAGCACTTCGACCATCAGTTTTTCCATCCCGGCCCGCCCCGGCTGACGGATGCACTGGTGGGCGAACTCCGTCAGTGCCGCGCTCGGCCGGGTCAGCCGCGTGAAGCGGCTGTGTACCAGCGGCGACAGGCTATCGTCCTCGTCCTCCATGTCCTCGTCCAGCACGTCCACCTCGCCGTGCGCGCGAATGGAAATGGAACGGTGCGGCTCGTCCAGCGTCAGCACGTGCAGAATATTGCCAAAACCGTCCGTGCTGATCAGCGGCGCAGCGGGCATGTCCAGTTGCCAGTCGAGCACACGCTGGCGTGCCGAGCTTTTCGGTGTCAGGCGCACGTACTGCGTACTGTGGCGCGCCAGTTCGTCATAGCGGTAGGTCGTCAGGTGTTCGATGGACAGTCTCATAAGACCTCCAGCCTCATATGACTTCAAGGTAAGCCGACTGGATGGTGTCGGCCAGTTCATTCACACGGCGGAGAAAATCGGTCAGGTATTCGTGCAGGCCGATGGCAAAGACGTGGTCGATATCGCCGTACTGCAGGCGCGCGTACAACACCGCCGCCAGGCGCTTGGCGTCCAGGCCGGAGTCGCCTTCCACCGACGGCAACAGTTCACACAGCATTTCCATGCAGGAGCGCAACGAGCGTGGCACTTCCGCACGCAGGATCAGCATCTCTGCCACGTGCTCATGGGTAATGCGGTCACTGTACAGTTCACGATACGCCTCAAACGCACCGACCGACCGCAACAGGGCATTCCAGCGGTAATAATCCACCGCGCTATTGCCCTTCGGCCCCTGTATCTGGTGCTTCACATCCAGAATCCGGGCGGTGTTGTCGGCGCGTTCGATAAAGGTACCGATGCGGATAAAACGGAACGCATCGTTGCGAATGATGGTGCCGTAGGTAGCACCCCGAAACAGGTGCGAGCGCTCCTTCACCCAGTCCAGGAAAGCGCTGGCGCCCATGGCGATCAGGCCGTAGCGACGGATGTTCTGCAGCTCGATCCAGGTGGTGTTGATGCTCTCCCAGATTTCACTGGTGATCTTGCCACGCACCGCATGGGCGTTTTCGCGTGCCTGGCGGATGCAGCAGTAAATGCTGCCGGGGTTGTCTTCATCCAGAGCGAAAAAGTGCAGCACATTGTTGACCTGCACCGTATCGTATTTCTCGATATAGCGTTCCAGGCTGCCGGTGATTTTCAGGGGCGCGGCGACTTCCTCGTTCACCGTTTCCGAAAACGGGATCAGTGACAGGTTCCAGGCCACGTCGAGCATCCGGGCGATATTCTCCGCGCGCTCCAGGTGCCGCGACATCCAGTACAGTTCCGATGCGGTCCGGCTCAGCATGACGGCGCCTCCAGTACCCAGGTGTCCTTGGTGCCACCGCCCTGCGACGAGTTCACCACCAGCGAGCCTTCTTTCATGGCCACACGGGTCAGCCCGCCCGGCACCAGACGCACCTCGCGGCCACTGAGGACGAACGGCCGCAGGTCGATATGCCGTGGCGCGATGCCCTCCTCGACGAAGACCGGGCAACTGGACAGCGACAGCGTCGGTTGCGCAATGTAGTTCTCCGGATACGCCACCAGTTGCTTGCGGAACTGCTCGATCTGCTCGCGCGTACTGGCCGGGCCGATCAGCATGCCGTAGCCACCGGCGCCATGGACTTCCTTCACCACCAGCTCATGCAGGTTGTCGAGCACGTGGCCAAGATCATCTGCCTTGCGACACTGCCAGGTGGGTACGTTTTTCAGGATCGGTTCCTGGCCGAGGTAAAAGCGGATCATGTCCGGCACATAGGGGTAAATCGACTTGTCATCCGCCACACCGGTACCGACCGCATTGGCCAGCACCACATTGCCTTCACGGTAGGCAGACATCAGGCCCGGCACACCAAGCATGGAATCCGGCTCGAACGCCAGCGGGTCCAGGTAGGCGTCATCAATACGGCGATAGATCACATCCACCCGCTGCGGGCCGGCGGTCGTGCGCATGTAGACGAAGCCCCCCTTGGTGAACAGGTCAGCACCTTCCACCAGCTCCACGCCCATCTGCCGGGCGAGGAAGGCATGTTCGAAATAGGCACTGTTGTAGCGGCCGGGTGTCAGCACCACTACGCACGGGCTTGCGACATGGCAACTCTGCGCCAGCATTTCGTGCAGCAGTGCCGGATAATGGTCCACCGGCGCCACGCGATGCTTCGCAAACAATTCCGGGTACAGCCGCATCAGCATGCGGCGGTTTTCGATCATGTAGGAGACCCCCGACGGCGTGCGCAGGTTGTCCTCCAGCACATAATAATCGCCGTCGTTGTTGCGGATCAGATCGACACCTGCGATATGCGCATAGATGGCGTTTGGCAGGTCCAGCCCCTGCATGCAGGGCTGGTACTGGGCATTGGCAAATACCTGATCCGCCGGAATGCGGCCGGATTTCAGGATCGCCTGGTCGTGATAGATATCGTGCAGAAACAGGTTCAGCGCCTCGACCCGTTGCAGGATGCCCTGCTCCAGCGCCTGCCACTCGGCCGCCGGGATGATGCGCGGCAGGCTGTCGAACGGGATCAGCCGTTCGGTGCCCTCCTCGGCGCCGTACACATTGAAGGTAATCCCGACCCGGTGAAAAAGCAGATCCGCTTCCTTGCGCTTGCGCTCGATGGTGTCCATCGACACCCCTTCGAGCCAGCGCCAGTAGGCGGCATATTGTTCCCGCACCTTGCCGGGTGCGCCAAACATCTCGTCAAACCCGCCTGCGGGCGGTGTAGTCACCTTGATCATCAGGTCCTGCCCTCGACATCGTCTCCTGCCTGAGGACCTCAGCAACCACCATGCCAACAACCACTGCGTAAATCCGCCTGCTTCAGGCCCGAAAATGGCGCACCGCACCACAACGGATCAATTCGCGCACCAACGCAACGCACCCAGGCAACGTATCAGGGCTGTCCATGCCGGGCCAGCCAGACAATGGCCTCGGCACGGCTGCTGACTCCGAGCTTGGCGAAAATATTCTTCATGTGCCATTTGATCGTCGTCACTGCCACACCGGAGGTTTCACTGATCTCGCGGTTGGACAGGCCATCACGCAGCAGCGTCAGGATCTCCGCCTCGCGGGCCGTGAGCGCGGCAGTCACGGGTGCAGCCACCGGCATCTGAGTGGACGGCAACAGCGAGGCGAACATCTGCAGGTAGATATCCGGCAGGGTCACCTCGCCAAGCCGGTGCGCCTCCGCGACCACCAGCGCCAGGCCCGGTGCTTCATCAAAAGCAGTACGATTCAGCGCTTCCAGGCCATAACGTGCTATCAGCGCTTTCAACTGCTGTCGCGCGGCAGCAGGCCGCCCCCGACGCCAGGTGCCCGCCACCCGGCAGGCATCGGCCACCAGCGCCCTGGCATTGGCGCCCTGCCGGCGCAACATGCCGGCAATGGCCGCGAGCACACCGTCGGCACGGTCATAATCCTGCCGCGACCACAGCCACAGCACCACGCCCATGCCGGCCCGTTCGCGGTTTTCATCATAGGTCCCGGCGGCCTGCCATTCGCCGGCCAGCAAACGGGGCAGCAGGCGATATTCCGTCATCACCTGCTCCATGCGATGGTGATCGCCGGCGGCGAAGGCCTGACGCATTTTTTCGTGCACAAGCTGGCTGACAAAACGGTCGTAATTCCCCAGCGTGAGAATCCGTTCCAGATGCTGCAACAGCCGTTGCGCCCGGCCCGGCTGGCCAGCCAGATCGAACAACCGGCTCATATTCAGATACGCCGCCGCAATCACCTCGGTGGCGCAGGAGGAACTGACCCTGGGCAACAGGCTGTCACCAAGATGACGGGCCTGGTCAAGCTGGCTCATCTCGTAATGCAACACCATCATCGCCGTGGCGGCATTGACCCAGGCCGGGCCCGGCGCATCAGGCTGGTAGCGCCGGAACATCTCATGCACCGACTGGGTGGCGTGCAGCATACGGCCACGATTGCGGTCGCACAGCACCAGGATCAGGTCGGCGTAGCTTTCCAGGTAACGGTAGCCGAGCCGCGAGAGAATATCCTTTGCGCGCTGGGCGTAATGCAACGCCGTGTCGAATTCCGCATGCAACAGATAATGGTAAGCAATGATCGCCAGCGAAAAAGCACGCACATCATGCTGCCCGGTGGAGGCGAGCAATACTGCCTGATCATCATCGATACGAAAATGACAGTCGCGCTGGAAAAACAGCAACATGCTTTCCAGAAAGGCCGGCGTCCAGGCTTCCGCAAAGCGCCCCTGGCGCTCGGCCGGCGGCACCGCCAGCGAGGCGTCAATGTAGTAGCGCGCCTGATTGAAACGCCGCGACAGAATCAACGCACCGATCAACGGGCCGCACAGATCCGTATTCGGCACCACCTGCGCTTCCGGCAACGCCAGCAGCCAGTGCATGATGCGTGTGTAGTCACCGCGCTGGTGCCACAGATAGCAGCACTGCGTGAGCATCTGTTCGAAAAAATGCGGAGCCGCCACCTGGCGCGCATGCTGCAACGCACTCTCTTCCTCCGCATGGTCACGCCACCAACAGGCCGCCCGGCGATGCAGCTGGTCAAGCGTGTCCGGCGCACTGGTCTGCAAGCGCGCCAGCAGAAACTCCTGGAACAGCGTGTGGTAGCGCATCCAGCCTGGGTGGTCCTCGACCGGGTGCAGAAACAGCTCGCGCGATTGCAGATAGGACAGCACCGGTGCGCTACTGCCCGGTCCGTCCAGCAGCGCATCACACAACGGTTCGCAAAAACGCTCCAGTGCTGCCGTGTGCAGTAAAAAACGATGTACTGCCGGAGGCAGATCATGGATCACCACCTCGGCAAAATAATCCAGCAGCGCCGGCTGGTCGGAAAACCGCAGCGGCCCAGCCGGCGCCTGCGCCAGCAACGCCAGCTTGATGCCAGCCGCCCAGCCTTCGGTCAGCGACAGCAACCGCTGCCGCTCCACGGGCGCCAGCCCGGGGCAATAGTGCGCGCACAACACATCCAGCTCCGCCGCACTGAAACACATCTCCGTGCGGTCGATGACCTGCACGCGGTCTTCCAGTTGCAGGCGGCTCAACGCCAGTTGC is from Isoalcanivorax pacificus W11-5 and encodes:
- a CDS encoding 3-hydroxyacyl-CoA dehydrogenase NAD-binding domain-containing protein; the protein is MSEQTAIRWEKDADNIVTLTLDDPNQSANTMNELYGRSMAAVVERLEKEKNDIAGVIITSAKKTFFAGGDLRDLLKAKQEDAERFLAGVTEIKRQLRVIETLGKPVVAALNGTALGGGLEIALACHYRVAINDKSAQFGLPEVTLGLLPGGGGVTRVVRMLGIQNALMNVLMQGQRMKAEKAKSVGLIHELADDRDDMLAKARAWIKANPKAQQPWDVQGYKIPGGDPKTPAFAMNLPAFPANLRKQIKGANYPAPLAIMSAAVEGAQVDFDNASTIEGRYFVSLVTSQVAKNMITAFFFNLQAINAGASRPKDVPKYKAEKVAVLGAGMMGAGIAYVTARSGAEVVLKDVSLENAEKGKDYSRKLLDKEVSKGKMTKEKKEEILARITPTADAKDLAGVDFVIEAVFENTELKHKVFQEIEDVVNPDAVLGSNTSTLPIAGLAEGVKNQPNFIGIHFFSPVDKMPLVEIIRGKNTSDEVLAKVFDYTLQIKKTPIVVNDSRGFFTSRVIGTFINEAIVMVGEGISPVSIEQAATQAGYPVGALKLMDEINMKLSLKIAGEYEAAAKAAGQEPIKHPALAVMDRMVNEFKRPGKLDGAGFYEYPENGKPHIWPGLKDAFGGDQTIPFQDMQERMLFAEAIETVKCFEEGVLESVGDTNIGSIFGIGFPAWTGGVMQYMNQYEGGLRGFVQRADALKAKYGDRFTAPKLLVEKAEKGEVFK
- a CDS encoding acetyl-CoA C-acetyltransferase, which translates into the protein MTEAYIYDAIRTPRGRGKKDGSLHTVKPLDLTVGLVHELQARFPNMDPNRIDDILLGVVTPVGDQGACIAKTTALAAGLPDTVAGYQLNRFCASGLEAVNTGAQKVASGWDDLVLVGGVESMSRIPMGSDGGAWAMDPVTNYRTGFVPQGIGADLIATIEGFSREDVDTFAAESQRRAAEAWEKGYFAKSVVPVKDQNGVVVLDRDEHVRAGTTAESLGKLQPSFAMMGEMGGFDAVALQKYHWIEKIDHVHHAGNSSGIVDGAALVMIGNEKVGKDFGITPRARVVATAISGADATIMLTGPAPAAKKALAKAGLTAEQIDLYEINEAFASVAMRFMKDLNLPAEKVNVNGGSIAMGHPLGATGAMILGTVLDELERRNLRYGLCTLCVGGGMGIATIIERL
- a CDS encoding glutathione S-transferase N-terminal domain-containing protein — protein: MSAVLDFSTSMLATLSEQGRGVQSRAAARQPEELLELYDMEGCPFCRLVREALTDLDLDAMIYPCPKGGTRFRPLVEKLGGVQQFPFLMDPNTDEALYESADIIAYLYATYGDRPAPRQWLTKSVHTAGSLGASVLRRGRGLRAREARMPQEPLELFSFEASPFARPVRELLTELEIPYVLRQTGRTQAMDWALPAIRDRIAPDYRPTQRNRVELLARAGRVAVPYLIDPNTGVEMFESQEIIRYLNGEYA
- a CDS encoding MFS transporter — encoded protein: MKAVLVSVVALFMSLALLVSGSAMLGTLVALRLDMEGVPKLLLGVVMAFYSTGFVLGAIYGVGVIRKVGHIRAFAVFAALACATTLAHPLFVSAPAWALMRLVVGFCLAGLMTVTESWINDRATNDSRGKLLGVYTINFYMASAAGQILVGFGNPMEFVAYTVVAMLIVLSLVPLSLTQSLIPTPPSSTESMGWRRLARQAPAGTTGALASGIALGAFAALAPVYALQAGRDVSEVAWYMAFSVFCAVLLQWPAGWLSDRWGRLPVLTALLFTGALAAVGTALLGTASVIALFGLSGALYALATGMYPVSVALANDQLPNDQLVAACAGMLRTYGVGTMIGPLLGAALMGVFGDPALFVFIGLSLLLAGIAVQYLFRVSDAVPLEEQGEYVTLGPISTPVLMELDPRNEEFEEHHPGEPAEWDLADKLEMMVIDPEQIEPLPDDDVTGPDPEHK
- a CDS encoding RimK family alpha-L-glutamate ligase, with amino-acid sequence MTNVILVVEDRRDWAAYYPAKHLMTAQEYLDSSTVFPSGRVQVINLCRNYRYLSPGYYCSLLAEARGHRGLPSVRTVNDLSRKALYGLHFESFEAALDKAMKKRRQDGDQLTIKIYFGQTEHAGLTELARQIFDQLPCPILQLTFRRRESWTVESVRPIGLHQLKGKEEDAFAAALEAFNARVWRKAGSRRKFRYDLAMLVNPDEKLPPSDKGALRQFVRAGAGLGINVELIGREDYPRLAEYDALFIRETTALDHHTYQFARKAEQEGMVVIDDPGSILRCTNKIYFAELMQGNKVPVPKTRFLFRGGRHDVQAMVEDLGLPVVLKIPDGSFSRGISKADSAEALETALVEYFKQSAVVLAQEFMYTDYDWRIGVLNNRPLFACQYFMSKGHWQIYNHAGGKTLSGGSRTLPVQEVPSKVLRTALKAARLMGNGLYGVDMKQSGDRVVVVEVNDNPNVDSGVEDAWLGEDLYRQVMLEFLRRMEARRLGLAV